A region from the Pristiophorus japonicus isolate sPriJap1 chromosome 14, sPriJap1.hap1, whole genome shotgun sequence genome encodes:
- the LOC139279777 gene encoding E3 ubiquitin-protein ligase TRIM63-like isoform X3 — MDFQSSIIRESSTMETLEKQLICPICLEMFEKPVVILPCQHNLCRKCANDVFQAANPYCRGSMVSGGRFRCPSCRHEVILDRHGVYGLQRNLLVENIIDIYKEEGTSRPLKKGNQPMCEEHEDEKINIYCVTCQVPTCSMCKVFGAHKDCEVAPLQNVFQQQKTELTDGIAMLVAGNDRIQAITDQLEETCKSIETAKKLLQKIIDASRTSHIPKHEDGFENMDQFSVNLELAEETLKNITFGTDEEEIEEEVETEEEDEAEDQANGQ, encoded by the exons ATGGATTTCCAGTCGAGTATAATTCGTGAATCCAGCACAATGGAGACTCTGGAGAAGCAACTAATTTGCCCAATCTGTCTTGAAATGTTTGAAAAGCCAGTTGTGATCCTGCCTTGCCAACACAATCTGTGCAGAAAATGTGCAAATGATGTATTTCAG GCTGCTAATCCATACTGTCGAGGTTCCATGGTGTCCGGAGGGAGATTCAGATGCCCATCCTGTCGACATGAAGTTATCTTGGACCGTCATGGGGTTTACGGGCTCCAGAGGAACCTACTGGTGGAGAACATCATTGATATCTACAAAGAGGAGGGCACCAG CAGACCTTTGAAGAAAGGTAACCAGCCCATGTGTGAAGAGCACGAGGATGAAAAGATCAACATTTACTGCGTGACCTGCCAAGTTCCCACCTGCTCAATGTGCAAGGTCTTTGGCGCTCACAAGGACTGCGAGGTGGCCCCTCTGCAGAATGTATTTCAGCAGCAAAAG ACAGAGCTGACTGATGGGATCGCCATGCTGGTGGCTGGTAATGACAGGATCCAGGCCATCACAGATCAGTTGGAAGAGACATGCAAAAGCATCGAG ACTGCAAAGAAACTCCTGCAAAA AATCATTGATGCCTCCAGAACCTCTCACATACCAAAACACGAAGACGGGTTTGAGAACATGGATCAGTTTTCAGTGAATCTGGAACTGGCAGAGGAAACCCTGAAAAATATAACATTTGGAACAG ATGAAGAAGAGATAGAAGAAGAGGTGGAGACTGAGGAAGAGGATGAAGCAGAAGATCAAGCGAATG
- the LOC139279777 gene encoding E3 ubiquitin-protein ligase TRIM63-like isoform X2, which translates to MDFQSSIIRESSTMETLEKQLICPICLEMFEKPVVILPCQHNLCRKCANDVFQAANPYCRGSMVSGGRFRCPSCRHEVILDRHGVYGLQRNLLVENIIDIYKEEGTRPLKKGNQPMCEEHEDEKINIYCVTCQVPTCSMCKVFGAHKDCEVAPLQNVFQQQKTELTDGIAMLVAGNDRIQAITDQLEETCKSIEENSRHQKHSLVEQFDRLYAILEHRKDNMLQSITKTQEEKVTFVKDLMRQYKKHLEGSSKLVENAIQFMEEPGIATFLVTAKKLLQKIIDASRTSHIPKHEDGFENMDQFSVNLELAEETLKNITFGTDEEEIEEEVETEEEDEAEDQANGQ; encoded by the exons ATGGATTTCCAGTCGAGTATAATTCGTGAATCCAGCACAATGGAGACTCTGGAGAAGCAACTAATTTGCCCAATCTGTCTTGAAATGTTTGAAAAGCCAGTTGTGATCCTGCCTTGCCAACACAATCTGTGCAGAAAATGTGCAAATGATGTATTTCAG GCTGCTAATCCATACTGTCGAGGTTCCATGGTGTCCGGAGGGAGATTCAGATGCCCATCCTGTCGACATGAAGTTATCTTGGACCGTCATGGGGTTTACGGGCTCCAGAGGAACCTACTGGTGGAGAACATCATTGATATCTACAAAGAGGAGGGCACCAG ACCTTTGAAGAAAGGTAACCAGCCCATGTGTGAAGAGCACGAGGATGAAAAGATCAACATTTACTGCGTGACCTGCCAAGTTCCCACCTGCTCAATGTGCAAGGTCTTTGGCGCTCACAAGGACTGCGAGGTGGCCCCTCTGCAGAATGTATTTCAGCAGCAAAAG ACAGAGCTGACTGATGGGATCGCCATGCTGGTGGCTGGTAATGACAGGATCCAGGCCATCACAGATCAGTTGGAAGAGACATGCAAAAGCATCGAG GAGAACAGCAGACACCAGAAACACTCACTCGTAGAACAGTTTGACAGATTGTACGCCATTCTAGAACATAGGAAAGACAATATGCTGCAATCAATTACAAAAACACAGGAGGAGAAAGTGACATTTGTCAAGGATTTGATGAGGCAATACAAGAAGCATCTAGAGGGGTCCTCTAAGCTGGTGGAAAATGCCATCCAATTCATGGAGGAGCCTGGAATTGCTACCTTCCTTGTT ACTGCAAAGAAACTCCTGCAAAA AATCATTGATGCCTCCAGAACCTCTCACATACCAAAACACGAAGACGGGTTTGAGAACATGGATCAGTTTTCAGTGAATCTGGAACTGGCAGAGGAAACCCTGAAAAATATAACATTTGGAACAG ATGAAGAAGAGATAGAAGAAGAGGTGGAGACTGAGGAAGAGGATGAAGCAGAAGATCAAGCGAATG
- the LOC139279777 gene encoding E3 ubiquitin-protein ligase TRIM63-like isoform X1, producing MDFQSSIIRESSTMETLEKQLICPICLEMFEKPVVILPCQHNLCRKCANDVFQAANPYCRGSMVSGGRFRCPSCRHEVILDRHGVYGLQRNLLVENIIDIYKEEGTSRPLKKGNQPMCEEHEDEKINIYCVTCQVPTCSMCKVFGAHKDCEVAPLQNVFQQQKTELTDGIAMLVAGNDRIQAITDQLEETCKSIEENSRHQKHSLVEQFDRLYAILEHRKDNMLQSITKTQEEKVTFVKDLMRQYKKHLEGSSKLVENAIQFMEEPGIATFLVTAKKLLQKIIDASRTSHIPKHEDGFENMDQFSVNLELAEETLKNITFGTDEEEIEEEVETEEEDEAEDQANGQ from the exons ATGGATTTCCAGTCGAGTATAATTCGTGAATCCAGCACAATGGAGACTCTGGAGAAGCAACTAATTTGCCCAATCTGTCTTGAAATGTTTGAAAAGCCAGTTGTGATCCTGCCTTGCCAACACAATCTGTGCAGAAAATGTGCAAATGATGTATTTCAG GCTGCTAATCCATACTGTCGAGGTTCCATGGTGTCCGGAGGGAGATTCAGATGCCCATCCTGTCGACATGAAGTTATCTTGGACCGTCATGGGGTTTACGGGCTCCAGAGGAACCTACTGGTGGAGAACATCATTGATATCTACAAAGAGGAGGGCACCAG CAGACCTTTGAAGAAAGGTAACCAGCCCATGTGTGAAGAGCACGAGGATGAAAAGATCAACATTTACTGCGTGACCTGCCAAGTTCCCACCTGCTCAATGTGCAAGGTCTTTGGCGCTCACAAGGACTGCGAGGTGGCCCCTCTGCAGAATGTATTTCAGCAGCAAAAG ACAGAGCTGACTGATGGGATCGCCATGCTGGTGGCTGGTAATGACAGGATCCAGGCCATCACAGATCAGTTGGAAGAGACATGCAAAAGCATCGAG GAGAACAGCAGACACCAGAAACACTCACTCGTAGAACAGTTTGACAGATTGTACGCCATTCTAGAACATAGGAAAGACAATATGCTGCAATCAATTACAAAAACACAGGAGGAGAAAGTGACATTTGTCAAGGATTTGATGAGGCAATACAAGAAGCATCTAGAGGGGTCCTCTAAGCTGGTGGAAAATGCCATCCAATTCATGGAGGAGCCTGGAATTGCTACCTTCCTTGTT ACTGCAAAGAAACTCCTGCAAAA AATCATTGATGCCTCCAGAACCTCTCACATACCAAAACACGAAGACGGGTTTGAGAACATGGATCAGTTTTCAGTGAATCTGGAACTGGCAGAGGAAACCCTGAAAAATATAACATTTGGAACAG ATGAAGAAGAGATAGAAGAAGAGGTGGAGACTGAGGAAGAGGATGAAGCAGAAGATCAAGCGAATG